AGCTCAGACGCAAATTCCGGGAAAGGCCTGTCTGTCGTAACCTTCAAAATCTGCCCATTCGCCTGGATGTCACGAATATGCAGCGCATTTTTAACCGAGGGGTTGAGTTTTTGCGCTCTTTCCATAGACGCTTTTACAGCAGCGGCATCAACGGGCTTACCGCTATGGAATTTCACGCCCGGACGGATGTTAAATGTCCAGTGTTGTCCATCCTTGCTGTTCCATTTCTCTGCAAGCCAAGCTTCCAGCTTGAGGTCTTTGTTCACTTTGACCAGTGTTTCACCCACTCCAGCGCGGACGGCTGTATAATTCACATCCGTATGCGGATCTATGGAGGAGCTTTGTACGTTGAACAATAAGGTGACACTTTTATCTTGTGGTGCGTTTGCATCAGATGAAGTGAGTGAGCCTGATGGAGATGATGAGCAGGCCGCCACCATCACCGCCATGACTGCAGGTATGAATAGCTTCAAATATGGACGCTTAAACAACTGATAATCCCCCTTAATAGTAATCGTAATTTTTACAATTTACTTCATAAAGCATATCGTAACCAAATGGGGGAGCTTTGTAAATATGTAATTGCATGAATATGTATATCGATTCATAGAGAAAAAGGCTGCTTGACCGTGGAAATAAGGTCAGCAGCCTTTGATTTTGATTTCAGATTACTGTGGGCTTGTCAATTAGTGCATCGGAGCTTGAGCTGCTCCTTTTTTGACATGAACTCTGCGGATAAAAAAGGCAAGGAATAGCCCGATCACACTGACAATCATGGCAAAGAAAAATGAATGCTGGGACCCGAATACCATGGCATTCGCCATTTCGTTTACGGATTCAGGCATACTGGATTGGCTCAAATAGCTTTCCATGCCTTTGGAGAGAATGCTTACTGCTATGGCTGTACCAATAGCACCAGCAACTTGCTGGAGCGTGCTCATAATGGCTGTTCCATCCGGGTAAAGCTCCAGAGGCAGCTGATTTAGACCATTCGTCTGAGCTGGCATCATAATCATGGATATCCCGATCATCAGGCAGCAATGAAGCACAATAATGAGTACGATAGCTGATGTCGTCGTAATGCCGGACAGGAAAAACAAAACAGCGACAACGATCGCAAGCCCCGGGATGACGAGCCATTTGGGACCGAATTTATCGAACAGGGAGCCCATAATAGGAGACAAGAGACCATTGATAATCCCACCTGGCAGAAGCACCAAACCTGCTGTCAAAGCGGACAGGGCCAGCCCTTTTTGCAAAAAGAGCGGAAGAATTAACATCGTAGAAAGGATAGTCATCATACACAGGAAGATCATCACGACTCCGATGACAAACATCGGATATTTAAAAACACGCAAATTCAGCATAGGCTGCTTCATTTTTAACTGGCGCATCGAAAACAGGATCAACGCGATCAGCCCGATGATCACCGGCAGCAGAACAACCGGGCTGGTCCAGCCCTCGCCGCCTTCTCCGGATTTACTGAAACCGAATACGACACCGCCGAAGCCGATGGAGGACAATAGAATAGATAAAATGTCAATTTTCGGCTTGGTAATTTTCGAAACATTTTGCATAAATAAAATGCCGAAGATTAACGAGAGTACCAGGAACGGAAGGGAGATCCAGAAAATCCAGTGCCAGGACAGATTTTGCAGCACCAGTCCTGCAATGGTAGGTCCAACCGCAGGTGCAAACATAATCACCAATCCGATGATTCCCATAGCCGCGCCTCGCTTTTCAGCCGGGAAAATGATCAAGATGGTATTAAACATCAACGGCAACAACAGCGCCGTGCCGACGGCCTGAAGAATGCGCGCGATTAATAGCACTGAAAATGTAGGTGCGAGCGCAGCAACAAGACAACCTGCAATAGAAAATAGCAACGATGCAACAAACAGCTGTCTTGTCGTGAAGGTTTGAAGCAGCAATCCAGATACAGGTACCAAAATACCGAGTGTCAGCAGAAAAGCTGTAGTCAGCCATTGGGCTGTTGCTGTCGTAATGTGCAAAATCTGCATTAAATCATTCAGCGCAATGTTCAGCGCCGTCTCACTAAACATTCCGATAAAACCGCTAAGCAGCAGGGCAATCATAATAGGCAGCACCTTGAACGTTGTGGGTTCAGAAGGAGCGCTTGTTTGACTCATTGTACTCATGTTGTTTTTTGTTCCTCCAATATATTGATGGGTATTGAATTATAACGATCGGTCTATATATAATAAACATGCTGTTATTTTTTTGTCAAAGTAAAAATTTAAATATTATACAATGAAGGATGCTGTATATGGCTGCTAAACCCGAATCATATGAGAATATCGTACAAACCGCGTCGAAGCTCTTTTTTCATCAGGGGTATCACGCTACTGGGCTTAATCAGATTCTTACAGAAAGCGGGTCCCCGAAGGGGTCTCTATACTATTATTTTCCACGTGGCAAAGAAGAGTTGGCGTTGGAATGTATTAGAAGAGGGAATGAGCTTGTTAAACAAAAATTGAAGAAGGCTCTGGCAGGAAACGATGATCCCGTACTGGCCATTCAGGAATTTATTCGCGAAACAGCTGTGGACGCAGACCGTAACGGCTTTAGCGGATTCATGCCCTTTGGCTTTTGGGCTGCTGCAGAAACTTCCTGCATTAGTGAATCTCTTCGCCATGCCTGTGTGAATACGTTTACAGATTGGCAGCATATTTATACGGAACGCCTTCAGGCAGCAGGCTGGATGGAAGAAAAGGCGCGTAGTTTCGCGGTGCTTATTATTTCCATGTTGGAAGGAGCTTTAATCCTAGCCGTTACTCAACAGAGCAGTGCACCCATTTATAATGTAGTGGATTATATTCCACAGCTGATCAAATAACCAGAACCTTCAAAATGCTCCGGAATAAACTCGAACAACTGCATTGAGAGCCGATTTTCTTGTTTTGAGAAATCGGCTCTTTTTATGTACCCGTGGATAAAATTTTACTCAGATTACCAGCACCAAATGATGAAAAGTATGGTAAAATGGAATGAATTTGATTTTGCACGAAAGAGAGGGTGAACACAAGTGGCAAAGGCGAAAGTGGCTAAACGGCCTACTCGGGATGAATTTGTGCTGGAGGAAATCGGAAATCAGCTTGTAGAAGCGCAACAAGAGCAATCCGAAGTTGTATTGACCGTATGGGGGCGTGAAGAAGCAGTCCGCGGACAAATCATCAAAATGGACCCAAGAACGGGAAGAGTTCATGTAGAGAATAATGGTGAAACGGATAAGGTTCCTTTTATGGACATTATGAGTGTCAATTACCCGAGAGATTAGTCAAGCTTACATAGTTAAGTAGAAGGAAAACCTAAAAAAGTAGCATTTTTCAATCTCTATTTAAAAAACAACCGAGTGGTTTGAAGCCATCGGTTGTTTTTGTATATATGCGTATGAGAGAGAGGAAGCCTCGTATATGCTTATGTGGCCTTTATAGGAGTAGTGTTATTACCACGTGCTTCGGCTTTCTTCAGCACCTTGCGATCAAAAATGAAAGGCCCGAATGGCAGAAGTGAGGCAATCAAGGCCATAAGCCCTTGCAGTATTGTTATTTTCCGTAAAATCAGCATGACTACAGTCGCAGCCACATAAGCCACGAACAGTACCCCATGAATCATCCCCACCCAGCTTACCATTTGCGGCATCCCGGCTGCGTATTTAAGAGGCATGGCGATACATACGAGCAGCAAATATGAAATTGCTTCAATATTACCGATGAAACCAAAGGTCTTAAATGCATTTCTGAACATCATAAATCTCCTTTCTTTTTATTAATTAAAATTTAATATAACCTACAAACCGATGCTATAAAACGGTAAAAAGTTACGATATATCGAATATTTACAGCATATCCTAGGGGCTGTCTGAGTTTTCACCTAACATCAAATAAGGTGAAGCCCTAAACATTCTCTATGATAATTCCGATAACATTTAAATGAACATGTAACCATTAAGGAGAGCATTGACCATGAATAAAAAGCGATTGCGCCAATGGATGGCTCCGTTCGCAACGGCTACACTGATTTTAAATACGGGATATGGCATCTGGGGAGGAACGGATGCGTTGGCGAGCCAATCTGCTGCTCTGAGTGTTGCACCAGCGGAGGTAACCAATTTGAATGCGGCTGCGCTAGATACAACAAGGGTGAATTTGTCTTGGACTAACCCGTCGGACATCAATTTTGACCATGTACAGGTGATCGGTGTCAGTAACGCTGTGTATGTAGACAACATTCGAAGCAACTCTTATACGTTGAGTGGCTTACAGCCGAATACGGCATATACCTTCCGGGTAAAGACGGTGGATAAAAGTGGGAATGATTCTCCTGGTACTATAATACAGGCCAAAACTGCTTCCGCGGATGCTCCTGTAGATAAGACGCCTCCAGGAGAGGTTAGCGGGCTGAGCGTGGCGAATTTGGGGTACAACGCTTTTACCGTAAATTACATAATGCCCAAGGATACAGACTTGAGCCAAGCTATTATCTATTTAAATGGCAAGGAAATGCAGCGAACTACAGGGACGTCCTATACGTTCAGTGGATTAATTGCGTCCACAAACTATAACGTAACGATCAGGACTATAGACAAATCCGGCAACATATCTGGAGGCATCAGTATTCCGGTTACGACCTCAGCGCTCACCGTTGATACAGTGCCGGAAGTGACAGGAGCTTCAGTGACATCAGTTAATAACTATAGCGTTACTGTTTCCTGGACGAGGCCTAGCGGAATTAGTACGGTCAGTTTATATCGGGACGGAACACTGATCACAGACTCAACAGGCACGTCTTACACATTCAATAATCTTTCATCAGGAACGTCGTATTCATTTACGATTAAATCCAAACGAAGCACAGGTGCATTGTCCTCCGGTGTAAGGCTGACGGCTACAACGAACAGCACGTCTTCCAATTCGTCGGAAGTTTCCAATCTTGATGTAGATAGCAAGAGTGATACCTGGATCAAAATCACCTACGATATGCCGAGTTCGGCTGAAAAAGTAAAAATATATGCTGATGGTGACTACAAGGGGACTACATCCTCCGAATCCTATAAAATTACGGGTTTGCGTGAAGGACGCTGGTACGAGATTAAGGTCACAACGGTAAATAGCAGTGGTAGAGAGTCCAGCGGGGTAGAGGTGTCGGAACGCACAGATGGTTATTCCTCGTCATCGTCATCGTCCTATTCATCGAACTATGAGAAAGCAAGAGATTTGATGCGAATTGCGGAAAACAGTTTGAATGCTTCCGACTGGCGCTCTGCCAGAGACGCAATCAGTGATCTGCCGAGCGGGACACGTAAAAGCGACCTGCTGGATCGGCTGGAAGCTATTCGCAATCGAGCGATTGGTACCAGTAGTTCATCGTCCGGGACGAGCACTACTACAACCACTTCCGGTACAACGCCCTCAAACTCTAACAATGCGGTTTCCTCGTATTCAACTTCGTTCACCCTGACACCGGGAGCTAAAGCAGCTTATGTCGATGGTCGTGCTACGACGATGGCTCAGGCTCCGCGAATCATAAATGGGGTAACGATGGTCCCGTTGCGCTTTATCAGTGAACGGGTGGGCTATCAGGTAAACTATGATAAAGCGACCAAAAAAATCATCATGAATCGCCCTACTGACGGCAAACAAGTGGTGCTTCAAATCAAAAATACGACCCTTGCCGTGTATGAGTTAAACAACTCCCGGAATTACTCGACGAACATCACAGCTCCGGTTATTATTAACGGCTACACGCTGGTTCCACTACGAGTGATTAGCGAGCTTTCGGGCTATCAGGTGAACTATAATAGTGCATCCAAGCAAATTACGATTACAAAATAATACTTCACCAAAAAGAGTTCCATAGTTTTTACTTTGGAACTCTTTTTATGAGCTTATTAAAATTATATATTTCCTGGTTAGTCTATTTTTGTGAAAAAGCAGAAACGTTCCTAAAGTCGATATAATCAATAAATCGCTTGGCCGCTGGAGATATATAGCGGTCTTTTCTCCATTTCAATCCTACTTCCCATTCCCAGCCTTCCTCCTGAATCGGAACCCATACAAGTCCATCAAGCATTAAGCCGAAGGTTTTGGGAAGCACCGATACCCCAAGCCCGGCTTTAATAAACCCCGCCACTGTGGGCAAATCTTCTGCATCAAAAGTGGAACTCAGCATAAAACCTGTATTTTCGAAGCGGGACGTTATGGTGGCTTTGAGCCCGCAATTGTTCTTGAGACCAACAAAGGGTTCACCGGATAAATCAAACAAACTTAAAGAGGATCGGTTGGCGAAAGGATGCTGATCAGAAACGACAATATACAAAGGCGTTTTCTGTATAACAATCCATTCATGATTGTCTATGGTGGACTCTCTTGAAGTAATCATCAAATCGGAATGGCCTTTATCAAAATGCTCGTTGATGTCGCCAAGGTTGCCTTGTGTCAAATCAAAACGCACATTCGGATTGGTGATCTGATAATCCCTGATTAAAGCTGGAACCAGATCAATACCCAAAATGTTCAAATAAGAAATGTGTATGACACCATGATCGGGATTGGATAATTCTTCAATCTCCTGTTTTCCCTTTTCAAGATTATTCAGGGCTTCCTCGACCCATTTGCTAAATATTCTCCCGTATCGGTTGAGCTCTACATTCCGGCCATTCCGTTCAAATAGAGGAATTCCGAGTTCATTTTCCAGTTTGGAAATCGCATGACTTAATGCAGGTTGGGTTATGTTAAGCGCCTTTGATGCGCTGGTCATATGTTGAAGACGGGCAACCGTTAAAAAATACTGCAATTGCGTAAGCTCCAATAGGAACACCTCTTGAATTATGAATAATAATAATAGATTTCATTAAAACTATAAATTAGACAATCAATTCATGTCAAGATTACAATAACTTTGGGTTTGGGAGACTTCACAAATAACGAAAGGAGTTGTAATCCAGTATGACGGCCTATGTCATTTTTATACGGGAGAAAACGAATGATCCGGAAGAACTCAAGCTTTATTCCGCCAAAGCTCCAATCGGCTTGGAAGGGCATCCTGTTACACCATTAGCCGTGTATGGTGTGCATGAAGTTATCGAGGGTCCTGAAGCTGAAGGAGCTGCGTTGCTGGAGTTCCCTAGTTTTGAGGAAGCAAAAGCTTGGTATTATAGTCCCGCCTATCAGGATGCTGTGCAGCACCGATTGAAGGGCGGAACCTATCGTGGAATGATTATTGAAGGAATTCCGAAAGAGGAGAAGGGCGTTTTTTTTGAATAAAAGGAGGAAATCAAATTTAATGGCTATCACTTATGCAAATCCAATGACTGAATTCGAAGGTAAGAAAGTGCTTGTAACAGGCGGTACTAAAGGGATGGGGGAAAAGATCGCGCAAAGATTTGCGGCGGCTGGTGCTGCCGTCCTGACGACTGCACGTTCCATTCCGGCTGAGCTTGCTGATCCTAACCTGTTTGTTCAAGCAGACATTTCAACCCTTGAAGGTGTAGAAACGGTTGTCCAGGCAGTTCAAAAGCGTTTTGGAACCATTGACATCTTAGTCAATAATGTTGGCGGTTCTAATACTCCTCCAGGCGGTGCTCTAGCAGCAACAGATGAGAACTGGATGGAAACCTTAAATTGGAATTTACTTGCTGCTGTTCGTCTGGATCGTGGATTGCTCCCGTTGATGCTGGACAATGGCAAAGGTGCAATTGTTCACATTTCATCTATTCAAGGCAAATTGCCACTGTACGAGTCAACTGTACCTTATGCTGCTTCCAAAGCCGCTTTGACTAACTATAGCAAAAGCTTATCCAAGGAGTTTTCTCCCAAAGGCATCCGTATTAATACCGTATCACCAGGATTTATCCAAACCACTGCTGCTGATGCAATGATGGAGAATATTGCTAAGGTAACAGGCAGTGTTGAGCGCGCGCTTCAATCCGTAATGGATGCTTTGGGAGGCATTCCGTTAGGCCGTCCCGGTTATCCGGAAGAAGTTGCCGAATTGGTAGCATTCTTGGCTTCTGACCGTGCCGGCTCCATTACAGGCGCCAACTATGTCATCGATGGTGGAACGGTTCCTACTGTCTAAGGCTTAAATGTAGCCGATTATATCTGGTTCCTGGGTAAATTCCGATCATGTCGATATTCGACTGATCGGAATTTCGATACTTACCTGCCCGCCTCCCGTCTGAGTGGAGTTAGCGATGTGCAGCGTTCCGCCATGCAGGTTGACGATAGATTTGGTAATGTACAGCCCCATTCCGTAATGTCCATTTAATCTTCTGGACGAATCGCCCATATAAAATTGTTCAGCTGCCTGTTTGAGTGCTTCCGAGGAGAAGCCCGGGCCCTCATCTATGACGGTGAAGCGGATAGAGTGTTTTACTGTCTCTACGATCAGTCGAATCTCGCTATGCTCCGACGCTTGGTCTACTGCGTTGGAGGTCACATTCATGATGGCTCGCTCAAGCAGAACCGGGTCAGCGTACAGCGTGTCAGGAAGGTTGTATACATCGAACACTACGGATATTTTTTTGGCGGCAGTCAAGGCTAGTACCTGATCTTTCACTTTAGTTAAATAGTACTCAGTATCTATCGTTTCCGCTTGCAGGTTCACTGCTGTTTCCGCCTTTGTAATTTCAATGAGCGTCTTGATATACTGGTCCATCTGTCTGGTGCTCTCCGCTATATAAGCGGTATACTCCTTTTGCTCCTCGGATTGCTCGGTTTCGGACAGTAGATCTACGTTCCCGCGAACGATGGTGAGCGGTGTTTTGACATCGTGTGCCAGAGCACTGATTTGCTCACGACGGCTTTTTTCAAGGTCCCACTGCTTCTGCAGTGAGGCCTTTAGTGTTTCTTTCATCCTATCCATGGAATGAAGCAGCTGATCGATCTCCGTAACGCCACTGAGCTTAATGGAGAAGTCCAGATCCTGTGCTTGGATTTGCTGTGCAGCTTGCTGCAGTCCGCTCATTTTGCGCCCCAGTTTTCGCCCGAAGGAGGAAGCCAGTAGGGCAACTCCCACCAGAAAGGTGATGCAAAATACAGCAAAAAAGGACAACTCCGCGTTTGGCATATATTGGCGCAGGATAGGGGGTTCAAACTGTGCCGCGATCGAGTAGCGCATCACGGTAATCTTATTATGATGTGGGACTCTTACATAGTTGTAGGGGAACTGATAAGTCGTATCACTATGCTGCGTAAGGTTCCAGGCGGCTTTCGCCTGTTTTTCAGTAAGATCCCCCTCCATAAGGCTACCGTCTGAAGTGAATAACGCGTAGTTATACAGTGTCTGCTTGAAGTCCGGCTGAAGGGGCTTGCCCGCTTCAAGGATGGTCTTGGCTTCCAGTACCTGCTTCTCCGCATAGTTCGCTGGAAGAAGGGCACCATTAGACATCAGGACATAGAAGATGAGGACCAGGAACAGGGCGAGTGCAATCGTCCCGATACAGAATATAGCTAAATAACCGAGGAAAATAGTCCGCAGTTTGGTCGACTTTCGTTTTTGCTGTACTTTGATTATTTCCATCGGTATCCGATCCCCCAAACCGTCTCTACCGGAGAAACCTCTGCTTTGCCAAGCTTGGCCCGGATATTCTTGATATGCTCCACGATGGTGGCGGAATCACTATCTCCGTTAAACCCGAAGACGGATTCGTATATCCGCTCTTTAGAGAACACCTGGCCCCGGTTCAGGGCTAGAAACTCACATATTGCATATTCGCTTTTGGTAAACGGGACCATGACGTCCTGAACGGTGATTTCCTTACCGGACAGATTGAAATGAACGTCCCCGATACAGAACACATTACGCCGTTCACGGTTTTCCCGTCTGAGGTGAGCGTTGATGCGCGCGCGCAGCTCTCCGGCCCCAAACGGTTTGATAATATAATCGTCTCCGCCTTCACCAAGTCCCACCATCACATCGTTCTCCATGGATTTTGCGGTGAGGAATAGTATCGGACAGTCTACCTTGCCGCGTATTTCCCGGCAGAGTGTGAACCCGTCCATCTTTGGCATCATCACATCGAGCAGTATGAGGTCAAATGCTCCAAGCTGCATGGTGAGAACCTGTGAGGAGGTGGAGACCACGGTGACCACATGGCCATCTTTTTGCAAAATATTTTGAAGGAGTGCCAAAACGGCAGGTTCATCATCAACGGCCAACAAGTTTGCCATACTTTATTTCACTTCCTTTGCTTTCTCTACTCCAACGAATTTTGCCCTTCCCAGCGCCAAATCCATAATCCCAATAATACCATGATCGCTAAGGTTCCAAGCGCGCAATATCCAATTTCCCAATCGAGCTGCATCACGTTAGGGGGAGCAGCTGCTGAGCCTGCACCGTATTGTACCCAAATCGTGACGAACCGGGAAGCCCAGGCACAGGGGATGTATATCCAAGGATGGTCACCCAGCCCGGTGAGAAGCAAAGCGGACAGCAGACTCTCCGCAATGCCCAGACCGATGGATGCTCCTTTGCCGAATCGCACACTCATGAAGAAATGGAAAGCATAAATAAAGATACTGGCGGAAAACAGGATGCAGGCAGCAAGCACATAGAATCCCAAACTATACGGAGACTCATCCAAAAGGTATATAAAGCCTGTACCAAAACCGACCGAGGCGAGTAGAACACTGCCAAGTCCCAAAATCAGGAGCAGGCTGAACTTGCTTAGGAAGGGCAGCAGCTTGACCGGCGAGGTCAAGAGCTGCTGAAATTTCCCGGCGGCTGCTTCCTGATCGGTAGCCATGGAGCAGACGATGCCGATCAGGGTAGGAAGGGACACGGCCAAGACCTGCAAATAGCCTTCCACCTTAGAAGTCGGTAAGTACGGAGTGAAAGAATAGTAGGCCAGAAAGATAGATATGCCCAAGAGCGGTACAAAGAGGTGCACAAGCAGCATAGGCTGCCTTCTAAGTTTGAGCATATCGGCTTTCAAATAGCGGAAAAAAGATATCATTTTACTTGGCCTCCCGTTTGCGGAAAGACATCGCCGTCAGTGCCGACAGAATTATGAACAGGCCGAGTGAAATTACTACGCCGGGTACAATAACACGTCTATCCAGGAGCAAATCTCCCGCAGGAACGGCAAGTCCATTGGGCAGAACCTGAATAACGGCGCACATCAAACGGGCTGGAATTGCATAGGGGACCGACCACCACACGGTAGAGGTAGCAAACAGGATAGCGCAGGCTACGTTGCCGACCATGTTGATGATCAGTGTGGCAAACATGCCGATTCGGTCTGCAAGGAACAGGCAAAGTGGAATTTGCCATAAAAAAGTGATGAACAGCAGCAGACTTGCAGCGACGCTTTCCACCAATGACACGGAGCTTGAGAACACGAATCCGCCAATGGTTATCCCAATAAACAAGATAAGGGAGGAGACGAAAAAAAGACTTACGCAAACCCCGATTTTACCGAACCAGACACGAAGCAGGTCTACAGGCACTCCGAGGACAGCACGGTAATTAAGCTTCCTGCTGTCCTTTTGGATCACTCCTGCGCACATTATGGTAAGGGCACCGGGCAGCAGCATGGTATACCACCAATTGTAGCTGGCGCTTTGGAACATATTTCCCCCCATGAGCCCAGTACACAACAGAAGTGTGACGATGGGGGCAAGCCAGACGAGCTTTTTGGTAAAGGTACGCTTTAACTTCAAATGTTCTGCTGCTATGTATTGCTGCATCTTACTCACCGCCCTTCCGGTATTCCCGTGCAATTTGCATGAACAACGATTCCAGGTTTTGTCCCGGAGTAACCGCCTCCTGATAAGCCAGCACGCCGCCAGCGATGATGCCAACATGATCAACGATTTGTTCGACTTCGGACAGGATGTGACTGGAGAGAATCACGGTAATCCCCTGCTTCGGAAAGGAACGAATCAGCTCGCGCTGCTCCTGAATGCCAATCGGGTCAAGTCCGTTGGTCGGCTCGTCCAGGATCAGCAGCTTGGGACGGTTCAGGAGCGCAATCGCAATGCCCAGCCGCTGCTTCATACCCATCGAGAACTGACCGGAACGTTTTTTTTCGGTGTGGGTCAAATCAACCATGTTTAGTACTTCATCAATCCGCGAATCAGGCAGTCCGAGCAGGGTGGTACGGACCTTCAAATTCTCTCTGGCTGTCAAATTTTCATAAAGCGGAGGAGATTCGATCAACGCACCGATCTGGGCAAGGTTCTTTCGCGACCAGGGATGCCCTTCATATAAAATTTCGCCGGATGTCGGACGGAGCATACCGGT
This DNA window, taken from Paenibacillus kribbensis, encodes the following:
- a CDS encoding lantibiotic immunity ABC transporter MutE/EpiE family permease subunit, with amino-acid sequence MQQYIAAEHLKLKRTFTKKLVWLAPIVTLLLCTGLMGGNMFQSASYNWWYTMLLPGALTIMCAGVIQKDSRKLNYRAVLGVPVDLLRVWFGKIGVCVSLFFVSSLILFIGITIGGFVFSSSVSLVESVAASLLLFITFLWQIPLCLFLADRIGMFATLIINMVGNVACAILFATSTVWWSVPYAIPARLMCAVIQVLPNGLAVPAGDLLLDRRVIVPGVVISLGLFIILSALTAMSFRKREAK
- a CDS encoding lantibiotic immunity ABC transporter MutG family permease subunit, with the protein product MISFFRYLKADMLKLRRQPMLLVHLFVPLLGISIFLAYYSFTPYLPTSKVEGYLQVLAVSLPTLIGIVCSMATDQEAAAGKFQQLLTSPVKLLPFLSKFSLLLILGLGSVLLASVGFGTGFIYLLDESPYSLGFYVLAACILFSASIFIYAFHFFMSVRFGKGASIGLGIAESLLSALLLTGLGDHPWIYIPCAWASRFVTIWVQYGAGSAAAPPNVMQLDWEIGYCALGTLAIMVLLGLWIWRWEGQNSLE
- a CDS encoding lantibiotic protection ABC transporter ATP-binding protein — its product is MDNMILQTHNLCKSFKGQQAVNNVSLSIQKNSVYGLLGPNGAGKSTTLKMLTGMLRPTSGEILYEGHPWSRKNLAQIGALIESPPLYENLTARENLKVRTTLLGLPDSRIDEVLNMVDLTHTEKKRSGQFSMGMKQRLGIAIALLNRPKLLILDEPTNGLDPIGIQEQRELIRSFPKQGITVILSSHILSEVEQIVDHVGIIAGGVLAYQEAVTPGQNLESLFMQIAREYRKGGE